From Citricoccus sp. SGAir0253, a single genomic window includes:
- a CDS encoding amidohydrolase family protein, with translation MAHTPAPRSDAELRPYLDALGLPGIVDLHVHFMPANVQEKVWAFFDAEAERGGPPWHIEYRHSEEYRVRVLRDLGVSAYGTLNYAHRPGMAAWLNDYSAAFAAEHPDAIHSATLYPEDGVDAEVARSLERGARLFKVHVQVGGFSPLDPRLDHAWRSLEEAAVPVVIHCGSGPHPGEFTGPGRIRELVDRHPGLVLVIAHAGLPEYLEFAALAAESPNVYLDTTMVGTGYMEQQHPAPERYPEVLAALEGKVVFGSDFPSIPYPYSHQVEALVRWGMDDEWMRTALWHTPHRILGADGVVADAR, from the coding sequence ATGGCCCACACGCCCGCCCCCCGCTCGGACGCGGAACTGCGCCCGTACCTCGACGCGCTCGGCCTGCCGGGGATCGTCGACCTGCACGTGCACTTCATGCCGGCCAACGTCCAGGAGAAGGTGTGGGCCTTCTTCGACGCCGAGGCGGAGCGGGGCGGGCCGCCGTGGCACATCGAGTACCGGCACTCGGAGGAGTACCGGGTGCGGGTCCTCCGGGACCTCGGCGTCAGCGCCTACGGCACCCTGAACTACGCCCACCGGCCGGGCATGGCCGCCTGGCTCAACGACTACTCGGCAGCCTTCGCCGCCGAGCACCCGGACGCGATCCACTCGGCCACCCTCTACCCGGAGGACGGGGTGGACGCCGAGGTGGCCCGCAGCCTGGAACGGGGGGCCCGGCTGTTCAAGGTGCACGTGCAGGTCGGGGGGTTCTCGCCCCTGGACCCGCGGCTGGACCATGCCTGGCGGAGCCTCGAGGAGGCCGCCGTGCCGGTCGTCATCCACTGCGGCAGCGGCCCCCATCCGGGCGAGTTCACGGGCCCCGGGCGCATCCGCGAGCTCGTCGACCGCCACCCCGGGCTCGTGCTGGTGATCGCCCACGCCGGACTGCCCGAGTACCTCGAGTTCGCGGCGCTGGCCGCGGAGAGCCCCAACGTCTACCTGGACACCACCATGGTCGGCACGGGATACATGGAGCAGCAGCACCCCGCCCCCGAGCGGTACCCGGAGGTGTTGGCCGCCCTCGAGGGGAAGGTGGTGTTCGGCTCCGACTTCCCCTCCATCCCCTATCCCTACAGCCACCAGGTCGAGGCCCTCGTGCGCTGGGGGATGGACGACGAGTGGATGCGCACCGCCCTGTGGCACACGCCGCACCGGATACTCGGGGCGGACGGCGTCGTGGCGGACGCCCGCTGA
- a CDS encoding YitT family protein: MEERTDAGTPPRSTAGRWLRFFLGIFILAFGIALSIRAGLGATPISTIPNVLAAATPFTVGAYIAALNMVFVLLQLALLRRRFPPLQLLQVPLTLVFGLMCDVALWATEWIEPVHYAAQAGWTVLSVVVAAVGVYIEVNARIAYLPGDGIVVVLHRLLGARFGTVKQVFDWTLVVLAVALSLALLGQLYGVREGTLLSALGVGALIKAIESLHSRWQLRRRAAPDAPGTTGEDVPGSAQCT; the protein is encoded by the coding sequence GTGGAGGAACGCACGGATGCCGGTACGCCCCCGCGGTCCACGGCCGGGCGCTGGCTGCGGTTCTTCCTCGGCATCTTCATCCTGGCCTTCGGCATCGCGCTGAGCATCCGGGCCGGGCTCGGCGCCACGCCGATCTCCACGATCCCCAACGTCCTGGCCGCGGCCACCCCGTTCACGGTGGGCGCCTACATCGCCGCCCTGAACATGGTGTTCGTGCTGCTCCAGCTCGCCCTGCTGCGGCGCCGGTTCCCCCCGCTGCAGCTCCTGCAGGTTCCCCTGACGCTCGTGTTCGGGCTGATGTGCGACGTGGCGCTGTGGGCCACGGAGTGGATCGAGCCGGTCCACTACGCGGCGCAGGCCGGGTGGACGGTGCTCAGCGTGGTGGTGGCCGCCGTCGGGGTCTACATCGAGGTCAACGCCCGCATCGCCTACCTTCCGGGGGACGGGATCGTGGTGGTGCTGCACCGCCTGCTGGGGGCGCGCTTCGGCACGGTGAAGCAGGTGTTCGACTGGACGCTGGTCGTCCTCGCCGTGGCCCTGTCCCTGGCCCTGCTCGGGCAGCTGTACGGGGTGCGGGAGGGCACCCTCCTCTCCGCCCTCGGCGTGGGGGCCCTGATCAAGGCCATCGAGTCGCTGCACTCGCGCTGGCAGCTCCGCCGCCGGGCCGCCCCGGACGCGCCCGGGACCACCGGGGAGGACGTGCCCGGGAGCGCCCAGTGCACCTAG
- a CDS encoding zinc-dependent alcohol dehydrogenase family protein: protein MRAWWVQRQGPAEEGPLAFGERPDPEPGPGEVLVRVLACGVCRTDLHVAEGDLPLHRPAVVPGHEVVGEVVGSGPGARRFDAGARVGIAWLRSTCGHCRFCRRGAENLCLDPRFTGWDADGGYAELAVVPEAYAYELPPDFGDEEAAPLLCAGIIGYRALQRAQLPPGGRLGIYGFGASAHLAAQVALHQGAEVYVMTRGERGRALARALGADFVGEASEPPPVPLDASIIFAPAGDLVPPALRALDRGGTLALAGIHLSDIPVLDYAAELFQERQLRSVTANTRQDGEEFLRLAARMRLRPTTVSYPLAEADRALADLAADRVTGAAVLRVG, encoded by the coding sequence ATGCGCGCCTGGTGGGTGCAGCGCCAGGGCCCCGCGGAGGAGGGACCGCTGGCGTTCGGCGAGCGGCCCGACCCGGAGCCGGGCCCCGGCGAGGTGCTCGTGCGCGTCCTCGCCTGCGGTGTGTGCCGCACCGACCTGCACGTGGCCGAGGGCGACCTGCCCCTGCACCGCCCGGCGGTCGTCCCGGGCCACGAGGTGGTCGGCGAGGTGGTGGGCTCCGGCCCGGGGGCGCGGAGGTTCGACGCCGGCGCCCGGGTGGGCATCGCGTGGCTGCGTTCCACGTGCGGGCACTGCCGCTTCTGCCGCCGCGGCGCCGAGAACCTGTGCCTGGACCCGCGGTTCACCGGCTGGGACGCCGACGGCGGCTACGCCGAGCTCGCCGTGGTCCCCGAGGCCTACGCGTACGAGCTGCCCCCGGACTTCGGCGACGAGGAGGCCGCCCCGCTGCTGTGCGCGGGGATCATCGGCTACCGCGCCCTGCAGCGCGCCCAGCTCCCGCCCGGCGGTCGCCTGGGCATCTACGGCTTCGGCGCCTCGGCCCACCTGGCCGCCCAGGTGGCCCTGCACCAGGGCGCCGAGGTGTACGTCATGACGCGCGGGGAGAGGGGCCGGGCGCTGGCCCGGGCGCTCGGCGCCGACTTCGTGGGGGAGGCCTCCGAGCCGCCGCCCGTGCCGCTGGACGCCTCGATCATCTTCGCCCCCGCCGGGGACCTCGTCCCGCCGGCCCTCCGGGCGCTGGACCGCGGCGGCACGCTCGCGCTGGCGGGCATCCACCTCAGCGACATCCCGGTGCTGGACTACGCCGCCGAGCTGTTCCAGGAGCGCCAGTTGCGCAGCGTCACCGCGAACACCCGGCAGGACGGCGAGGAGTTCCTGCGCCTGGCCGCCCGGATGCGGCTGCGCCCCACCACGGTGTCCTACCCGCTCGCCGAGGCCGACCGGGCGCTCGCCGACCTGGCCGCCGACCGCGTCACCGGGGCGGCCGTGCTGCGCGTGGGCTGA
- a CDS encoding OsmC family peroxiredoxin codes for MPRPITNTGRTQWKGDLFTGSGTTSLETSGAGSFPVAWKSRAEESGGTTTPEELIASAHATCYSMQFSNMLKQNGTAPTQLDTTAEVTFEAGKGITSIALAVTGQVEGISAEDFERIAGEAKEQCPVSQALAAVEDITLRATLA; via the coding sequence ATGCCCCGCCCCATCACCAACACCGGCCGCACGCAGTGGAAGGGCGACCTGTTCACCGGGTCCGGCACCACCAGCCTGGAGACCTCGGGGGCGGGCAGCTTCCCGGTCGCCTGGAAGTCCCGCGCCGAGGAGTCCGGGGGCACCACCACGCCGGAGGAGCTGATCGCCTCCGCCCACGCCACGTGCTACTCCATGCAGTTCTCCAACATGCTCAAGCAGAACGGCACCGCCCCCACCCAGCTGGACACCACCGCCGAGGTCACCTTCGAGGCCGGCAAGGGCATCACCTCGATCGCACTGGCGGTCACCGGCCAGGTGGAGGGCATCTCCGCGGAGGACTTCGAGCGGATCGCCGGGGAGGCCAAGGAACAGTGCCCCGTGTCCCAGGCGCTCGCCGCCGTGGAGGACATCACCCTCCGGGCCACGCTCGCCTGA
- a CDS encoding pyridoxamine 5'-phosphate oxidase family protein — protein MSHHPTPAGELTEDACWARLRGGEVARLAVIVDGHPEIFPINYVVDRGSLVFRTAEGTKVSAALSGQPVAVETDGLEATGPDGGAGTAPGEAGRALAWSVVLKGRAEQITGTDELMDTTELPLTPWQAGEKGKFVRIVPTEVTGRSFPVVSPDTWRTAVSGTPHAAEE, from the coding sequence ATGAGCCACCACCCCACACCGGCCGGGGAACTGACCGAGGACGCCTGCTGGGCGCGGCTGCGCGGCGGCGAGGTGGCCCGGCTGGCGGTCATCGTGGACGGGCATCCGGAGATCTTCCCCATCAACTACGTGGTGGACCGCGGATCCCTCGTGTTCCGCACCGCGGAGGGCACCAAGGTCTCGGCGGCCCTGTCCGGACAGCCGGTCGCCGTCGAGACGGACGGCCTGGAGGCCACCGGGCCCGACGGCGGCGCCGGCACCGCGCCCGGCGAGGCAGGGCGGGCGCTGGCCTGGAGCGTGGTGCTCAAGGGCCGGGCCGAGCAGATCACCGGCACCGACGAGCTGATGGACACCACGGAACTGCCGCTGACCCCGTGGCAGGCCGGGGAGAAGGGCAAGTTCGTGCGGATCGTCCCGACCGAGGTGACCGGCCGCAGCTTCCCCGTCGTCTCCCCGGACACGTGGCGGACCGCCGTCTCGGGGACGCCGCACGCCGCGGAGGAGTAG
- a CDS encoding alpha/beta hydrolase, which yields MATLTLTAKDLVLALTAREKVAGLHGDLRIPLDAVAAVRVVPDTLAAVHGLRAPGLDLPGRARIGTWWRRGGRWFVVAHRGREGLQVTLRGHRLAGLVVALPDAGEHLRALEAARRCRAAVSQAEVAFTSGGLRLAGTLATPRDREPVAAALILPGSGQVDRDADHARLPLGVSSDLAVSLAARGIASLRYDKRGVGASAGDFYAAGLSDNVDDARAALDWLRSAGSGASRPTFVVGHSEGGIIAELVAAGDDRLDGVVLLAAPGTTGTELMAWQGRQVADALPPVTRAVVRLARIDLARLQQRSIARVQASTADTVRMAGRRVNARWQRELLAFDPVPALRRITAPVLALTGEKDLQVDPADLDVIRDTVAGPVEVHRVPDLTHLLRRDPERPNLAAYSALVRRPTDAEVLETVGAWMEQRVRATA from the coding sequence ATGGCCACGCTGACCCTCACCGCCAAGGACCTCGTCCTCGCCCTGACCGCCCGGGAGAAGGTGGCCGGACTGCACGGCGACCTGCGCATCCCGCTCGACGCGGTCGCGGCCGTCCGCGTGGTCCCGGACACGCTCGCGGCCGTGCACGGCCTGCGGGCCCCGGGCCTGGACCTCCCGGGCCGCGCCCGTATCGGGACGTGGTGGCGCCGCGGCGGACGGTGGTTCGTGGTGGCCCACCGCGGCCGGGAGGGCCTGCAGGTCACCCTGCGCGGCCACCGGCTGGCCGGGCTGGTCGTCGCCCTGCCGGACGCCGGCGAGCACCTCCGGGCCCTCGAGGCCGCCCGTCGGTGCCGCGCGGCGGTGTCCCAGGCCGAGGTGGCGTTCACCTCCGGCGGCCTGCGCCTGGCCGGGACCCTGGCCACGCCCCGGGACCGGGAGCCCGTGGCGGCCGCGCTCATCCTCCCCGGCTCGGGCCAGGTGGACCGCGACGCCGACCATGCGCGGCTGCCGCTGGGCGTCAGCTCGGACCTCGCGGTGTCCCTCGCCGCGCGCGGCATCGCCTCGCTGCGCTACGACAAGCGCGGGGTGGGGGCCTCGGCGGGCGACTTCTACGCCGCCGGGCTCTCGGACAACGTGGACGACGCCCGGGCCGCGCTGGACTGGCTGCGCTCGGCCGGGTCCGGAGCGTCCCGGCCGACCTTCGTGGTGGGACACAGCGAGGGCGGCATCATCGCCGAACTGGTCGCCGCCGGGGACGACCGCCTCGACGGCGTGGTGCTGCTCGCGGCGCCCGGCACCACCGGCACCGAGCTCATGGCCTGGCAGGGCCGGCAGGTCGCCGACGCCCTGCCGCCCGTCACCCGAGCCGTGGTCCGGCTGGCCCGGATCGACCTCGCCCGGCTCCAGCAGCGGTCGATCGCCAGGGTCCAGGCCTCGACGGCGGACACCGTCCGGATGGCCGGGCGCCGGGTCAACGCCCGCTGGCAGCGCGAGCTGCTGGCGTTCGACCCCGTCCCCGCGCTGCGGCGCATCACCGCCCCGGTGCTGGCCCTCACCGGTGAGAAGGACCTCCAGGTCGACCCCGCGGACCTGGACGTCATCCGGGACACCGTCGCCGGGCCGGTGGAGGTGCACCGGGTGCCGGACCTGACCCACCTGCTGCGCCGGGACCCCGAGCGGCCGAACCTCGCCGCCTACTCGGCGCTCGTCCGCCGCCCGACGGACGCCGAGGTGCTCGAGACGGTGGGCGCCTGGATGGAGCAGCGGGTGCGGGCGACCGCCTGA